From a single Xyrauchen texanus isolate HMW12.3.18 chromosome 26, RBS_HiC_50CHRs, whole genome shotgun sequence genomic region:
- the si:ch211-153f2.3 gene encoding uncharacterized protein si:ch211-153f2.3, with translation MNSDTQYEDSVSVMVLENIKNKLLHAFRTSGVPRTSAETATYTVNVDKSLQVNEELRRAKIDGAITWLRSELLEMRSQDRQLAQTLLGLNKEIQRLRRDNGSLLLEPDSSDHFET, from the exons ATGAACTCTGACACTCAGTATGAGGACTCAGTGTCCGTCATGGTCTTGGAGAACATCAAGAACAAACTGCTTCATGCCTTCAGAACATCAGGAGTACCAAGAACTTCTGCTGAGACAGCCACTTATACAGTAAACGTTGATAAGAGTTTACAAGTGAACGAAGAGCTTCGAAGAGCTAAAATAGATGGAGCCATAACATGGTTAAGATCAGAACTG CTGGAGATGCGGTCTCAGGATCGACAGCTGGCTCAGACTCTACTTGGACTCAACAAGGAGATTCAGAGGCTCAGACGGGATAATGGATCCCTGCTCCTGGAGCCTGACAGCAGTGATCATTTTGAGACATGA
- the LOC127619931 gene encoding krev interaction trapped protein 1-like — translation MMGNQELEEVFLAVIRPKNTASLNSKEYRAKSYEILLFEVPLEGKEKKRKKVLLGIKIQADSDRTMSILEYVDETTKPISNNQGIIGKRVVHMKKFPLDGDREGKEASLFIVPINVKDNNSKSVYQPGSPSFYCLQDIMRVCSETSAHFSSITSKMLLALDKWLAEQHMVPHAIPALFRPAPVDRVKTNVSNPAYAVESKQTDGQLYMGYTALEIKSKMMSLEKADMCIENPLYGSDLQYTNRVDKVIINPYFGLGAPDYSKIQIPKRDKWQHSMTSVTEDKEHQWVDDFPLHRSACEGDTELLSKLLDSGFSVKQLDSDHWASIHYACWHGKVKATKLLLEKGNCNPNLLNGQLSSPLHFAAGGGHDEIVQLLLQHPEIDRHIEDQQKRSPLQLCEENKQKNWEETVKLLQQANNKPYEKVRIYRLDGSYRSVELKYGNNTTVQQIMEGMRLSHETQQYFTIWICSENLSLQLKPYHKPLQHLRIWSEIVIDLTALDPQRETPQLFLRRDVRLPLETEKKVEDPLSILILFDEARHCLLKGFLSASDSKLITLASLLLQIIYGNYDSKKHKQGFLNEENLKSIVPILKVKSKAHHWTNRILHEYKSLSTSEGVSKEMHHLQRLFLQNCWEIPTYGAAFFTGQVFTKASSSTHKVIRVYVGVNTKGLHLMNMETKVLHLSLEYGAFMWQLGQADQYVQIHSLENKKNFVVHTKQAGLIVKLLMKLSGQITPNDRATLDKYAYG, via the exons ATGATGGGAAATCAAGAGTTAGAGGAGGTGTTTTTAGCTGTAATTCGACCAAAGAACACAGCCAGTCTCAACTCCAAAGAGTACCGAGCTAAATCCTATGAG ATTTTACTGTTTGAAGTTCCCTTGGAGGGTAAAGAGAAAAAACGGAAGAAAGTTCTGCTTGGCATCAAAATTCAGGCAGACAGTGACCGAACAATGTCTATTCTGGAGTATGTTGACGAAACCACCAAGCCCATATCCAATAACCAGGGCATAATAG GAAAACGTGTTGTGCACATGAAGAAGTTCCCATTAGATGGGGACAGAGAAGGGAAGGAGGCCTCATTATTTATTGTGCCAATCAATGTCAAAG ACAACAACAGCAAGTCTGTTTATCAGCCTGGGAGCCCCAGTTTCTACTGCCTTCAGGACATTATGCGTGTATGTAGTGAAACCAGTGCCCATTTCTCCTCAATCACCTCAAAGATGCTGCTCGCCCTGGACAA GTGGTTAGCAGAGCAGCACATGGTGCCTCATGCAATTCCTGCACTGTTCCGGCCGGCTCCGGTAGACCGTGTGAAGACTAACGTGAGCAACCCGGCCTATGCCGTGGAGAGCAAACAAACCGATGGTCAACTGTACATGGGCTACACAGCTCTGGAAATCAAGAGCAAGATGATGTCCCTGGAGAAGGCTGACATGTGCATTGAGAACCCACTCTATGGGTCAGATCTGCAGTACACTAACAGA GTGGACAAAGTCATCATTAACCCTTACTTTGGCTTGGGAGCACCAGATTATTCCAAAATCCAGATTCCAAAGAGAGACAAATGGCAGCACAGTATGACCAGTGTCACTGAAGACAA AGAGCATCAATGGGTGGATGATTTCCCCCTGCACCGCAGTGCCTGTGAAGGAGACACTGAGCTTCTCTCCAAACTGCTGGACAGCGGCTTCTCTGTTAAACAGCTTGACAGTGATCACTGGGCATCCATTCACTATGCATGCTG GCATGGAAAGGTGAAGGCCACAAAGCTTCTGTTGGAGAAAGGGAACTGCAACCCTAACCTGCTGAATGGGCAGCTGAGCTCTCCTTTACACTTTGCAGCAGGTGGAGGTCATGACGAAATTGTACAGCTCCTTCTGCAGCACCCAGAGATAGACAGG CACATCGAAGACCAACAGAAACGATCCCCCCTTCAATTATGTGAAGAGAACAAGCAGAAAAACTGGGAGGAGACAGTGAAACTCCTACAACAAGCCAACAATAAACCA TATGAGAAGGTGAGAATTTATCGCTTGGATGGATCGTACCGGTCAGTAGAGCTGAAATATGGGAACAACACAACTGTGCAGCAAAtcatggagggaatgagactgtCCCATGAGACACAACAGTATTTCACCATATGGATCTGCTCCGAGAACCTCA GTCTACAGCTGAAGCCATATCACAAGCCCTTGCAGCACTTACGGATCTGGAGTGAGATAGTGATTGATCTCACCGCTCTGGATCCCCAAAGGGAAACCCCACAGCTCTTCCTGCGCAGAGATGTTCGGCTGCCCTTAGAGACAGAAAAAAAG GTTGAGGATCCATTATCCATACTCATCCTCTTTGATGAAGCTCGCCACTGTCTCCTTAAAGGCTTCCTCTCAGCATCAGACAGCAAGCTCATCACTCTCGCCAGCCTCCTCCTGCAGATTATTTATGGCAACTACGACAGCAAGAAACACAAACAGGGATTTTTGAA TGAGGAAAACCTGAAATCCATAGTTCCAATCTTAAAAGTTAAGAGCAAAGCACACCATTGGACCAACAGAATACTTCATGAGTACAAG AGTCTGAGCACTAGTGAGGGTGTGAGTAAAGAAATGCACCATCTCCAGAGACTCTTCCTGCAGAACTGCTGGGAAATCCCCACCTATGGAGCAGCTTTCTTCACTGGGCAGGTCTTCACTAAGGCCAGCTCCAGTACCCACAAGGTCATCCGAGTATATGTGGGTGTGAACACCAAAGGACTGCATCTTATGAACATGGAGACAAAA GTGCTTCATCTTAGTCTTGAGTATGGCGCATTTATGTGGCAGCTGGGTCAGGCCGACCAGTATGTCCAAATCCACAGTCTAGAGAACAAGAAAAACTTTGTAGTACACACTAAACAG GCCGGCCTTATTGTCAAGCTGCTGATGAAATTGAGTGGACAGATTACACCAAATGACAGAGCCACTTTAGATAAATATGCTTATGGTTAA